A single genomic interval of Aedes aegypti strain LVP_AGWG chromosome 1, AaegL5.0 Primary Assembly, whole genome shotgun sequence harbors:
- the LOC5575824 gene encoding MKI67 FHA domain-interacting nucleolar phosphoprotein, translating to MKNNPKMPAVGKKTKVKTGKVERVGQKPLILSNRSNKPKKPSGDRNEKGIIYMKHLPHGFFENQLRAFFSQFGHVTRVHVARSKRTLRSRGYAYVEFLYREVAQIAAETMNNYLMFGKLLKTGVLPAGAKRIPRKYEKAYDANGKETTTYNLWLKKQVVKSNARVTKTKVVNRNLRALGKLKKLKEKYAKMGIEYNVDEIVPVFGEDELKMPEHDAEEEEIRAKKVQKKAKQQQKVEKVDESAIASEDSSDDDEEAGFMSLESADWDVPMSDDDESSDDEEEDQENKPSKNQTKSAAVDFAKKTKVRIDKEKQTQKGPRPSVLKAPSSTDASPEKPISKKKVAKAVSGPISPAQPESSPEKAKKGPKSKVQPAKAPKSQKAPAGGVTKKPNVKKDKPKEQKKATSSVKSAAKALLKDPSVKKAQAKNINKKKKK from the exons ATGAAGAATAATCCTAAAATGCCGGCTGTTGGCAAAAAAACTAAAGTGAAGACTGGTAAAGTTGAACGTGTTGGTCAGAAGCCCCTAATTTTATCGAATAGA AGCAACAAGCCGAAGAAACCTTCCGGCGATCGGAACGAAAAAGGCATTATCTACATGAAACATCTTCCACATGGCTTCTTCGAGAACCAGTTGAGAGCATTCTTCTCCCAGTTTGGCCATGTCACTCGTGTTCACGTAGCCCGATCAAAGAGAACTCTCCGCAGTCGAGGATATGCCTACGTTGAATTCCTTTACCGGGAAGTGGCCCAGATTGCGGCCGAAACCATGAATAACTATTTGATGTTCGGTAAGCTATTGAAGACGGGTGTTCTGCCAGCTGGTGCCAAGCGAATTCCACGGAAGTATGAGAAAGCATATGATGCCAATGGGAAGGAAACGACAACTTACAATCTGTGGCTTAAGAAACAGGTTGTGAAAAGCAATGCACGAGTCACGAAAACGAAGGTGGTCAATCGGAACCTGCGAGCGCTGGGAAAACTTAAGAAGCTAAAGGAAAAGTACGCCAAAATGGGAATCGAGTACAATGTGGATGAAATTGTCCCAGTATTTGGGGAAGACGAACTGAAGATGCCAGAACATGACGCAGAAGAGGAGGAAATCCGCGCCAAAAAGGTTCAGAAGAAAGCCAAGCAGCAGCAAAAGGTGGAAAAAGTGGACGAGAGCGCCATAGCAAGTGAAGACTCTTCCGACGATGACGAAGAAGCTGGGTTTATGTCGTTAGAATCAGCAGATTGGGATGTTCCGATGTCCGATGATGACGAAAGTAGCGACGATGAGGAAGAAGACCAGGAAAATAAACCGAGCAAGAATCAGACCAAGTCCGCCGCGGTTGATTTCGCCAAAAAGACCAAGGTTCGCATTGATAAGGAAAAACAGACTCAGAAGGGCCCTCGACCGTCGGTTTTGAAGGCTCCCAGTTCAACGGACGCTTCTCCAGAGAAACCGATTTCGAAGAAAAAGGTCGCAAAGGCAGTCAGTGGACCCATTTCGCCTGCACAACCAGAATCGAGTCCAGAAAAAGCGAAAAAAGGTCCCAAGAGTAAAGTACAACCGGCAAAGGCACCGAAAAGCCAGAAAGCACCTGCTGGAGGAGTGACCAAGAAACCGAACGTCAAGAAGGATAAACCCAAGGAACAGAAGAAAGCCACCAGTTCCGTGAAGAGTGCCGCcaaagctttgctgaaagaCCCCAGCGTGAAAAAGGCTCAGGCGAAGAATATcaacaagaaaaagaagaagtag